Below is a window of Bdellovibrionota bacterium DNA.
TTGTAATGCTGCCGCCCCTCTTCGATCTCTTTGGCCAGAACATCGAAGAAGTTATCCGCTTCGATCCCCTGCTTGACCTTCGGTTCATTATAGAGAGCGATGTCCGAAGCGATGGCTCGGGCCAGGCGTTTGGCCGCTTCTGGTTCGATAATCGGATTCATGTCTCGCCAATATAAAGGTGCCGGTCTTACCGCTCAAGTTCAACGTTCCAATAGGAGAAGTCCACGATGTTCAGGAACGGAACCCATTCCAGATAATGGCCGTCTTTGAGCGAAATGTTAAGACATTCGGTCCAATGCGGCTTGGCCGGCCTCCGGACGAGGTGCATTCCGGCTTCGTCGGGAGTGCTGCCGCCCTTTCGGCGGTTGCAGGCCACGCAACTGCAGACCACGTTCTCCCACGTCGTTTGGCCGCCGCGGGAGCGGGGAACGACATGATCGAGATTCAGTTCGCTCTTCCGAAATCGCCGGGAGCAGTACTGGCAAATGCCCCGGTCTCTCGCAAAGATGTTGTAGCGGGAGAAACGGACCTGTTTTTTCGGAAGGCGATCGTACACTTGAAGCAAAACGACCCGCGGAACGCGGATCACTTTGCCGACGATCCCGATTCCGGGTTCTCCGACCGCCAGAGCCAGTTCACTCCAGCTATGAAAATCGAATGTCTGATATTCCTTGTCGACGACGCGCGCGATTCCGGCGTAGATCATGCAGAACGCGCGTTTGAGCGACGTCACCTGAATCGGCATGTAGGATTTGTTGAGGACCAGAACGCGGGCCTGGACCAAGGCGGCGGTCATACAACCTCTTTCTGTACTGTGTCCATGGCCGTTCGGCAAGCCTTTGCGAATGTCTCGGCGTCCTCGGGAAATACGGTCCGAAGATCAAAGAGCAAACTCTCGCGCTGTCGCCGGCCGATAACCGGCGGACGGCCGCTTCTCAAGCGGCCGTCCAATCGACCGAGGAGATCTTTCGAAGCCCGGATCGAAATGGCGACGGACGGAATCGCTTCCTCCGGCGATGTCCCGCCTCCAACCGCCGCTTCCGAATCGACGACTTCCATCGAGAACGAATTCGGCGCGGCCTTCAAACGCTGAACAATTACGTTCGCCTGCCGACGCAGCTCTTCGCAAGATCGTTCGACGAGAAAACCGACGCGGGATTTCCATCCCGGCGTGGAGATCGCCCGCACGACCCGTTCCAAGAGCGCCAGCGTCAGCTTGTCCGTCCGGACGATGCGAAGCCAGGGATCGTTTCGAAGTCGATTCAGGACGGCCTTTTTCCCCAAGAGAATTCCCGCCTGCGGCCCGCCCAAAAGCTTGTCGCCGCTGAACGCCAAGAGATCCACACCCGTTTTCACGACTTCCGAAACCCTCGGCAGGGCGCCGCAGACGTCGCGAAGATCCTCCAGAGTTCCGCTCCCCAGGTCGATCATCACCGGCAAAGAACGCTTCTTCCCCAGTTTGACCAAGTCCGGAAGAGCGACCTCCTCCACAAAACCTTCGATCCGATAATTGCTCGGATGAACTTTGAGCAGAAGCGCTGTTTTCCGACCGATCGCTTTTTCGTAATCGGAAAGCCGCGTCCGGTTCGTCGTCCCCACTTCTTTGAGATGAGCGCCGGAACTTTCCATGATTTCCGGCAGACGAAACGATCCGCCGATTTCGACCAACTCCCCGCGTGACACGATCGCTTCACGGTCCCGCGCCAGCGCCCGCAGAGCCAACATGACGGCCGCCGCGTTGTTGTTCACGACCAGCGCATCTTCACATCCCGTCGCCAGACGAAAGGCCTCCACACAATGAACATAACGAGAGCCCCGTTCCCCTTTTTCAAGATCGAATTCCAAATTGACGTAACCGGATACGAGGTCGGCCATCTCTTCAAAAAGTTCGCGATCGATCGGCGCCCGACCCAAATTGGTATGGAGAATCACGCCGGTAGCGTTGATCACTTTTTGAAGGGAAGCAGAGGTCAAACGATCCACCTCTGTGCGCACCGCTTGAGCCCAACCAGATTTCGGACGCGTGATCGGATTCATTTGTCGCGCGGACGCCACGACGTTTCGCACCGCTTGCGCCAACACGACATGCGATTCCCGCTTCGTCACTTCTTGGAGATCGGGATCATTCAGAAGCACGCCTACGGCAGGCAGGTCGCTTCGAGGATCGGTTCGGTTCGGGGGTGTCAACATCTCTATTGTAGCGGGCATCTTGTGCCTCATAAAAGCTCCCCTGTCCAACGATCCCATCCTGCGCCTTAAGGGTACGATAAACGAAAAGATTTCAATGGGTTAATAGATTATTCGTGACGATATTAATGGGATTGAAAAGAACCGAGCGACGCACCTCACAAGGCAAAGCCCTCGGGGGGCCTTGCCTTGAGGGAGGCAGCCACGGCCCAGGGTTCAGTGGCAAAACATCCGTCTCCGCTTCCGATACCTCACAGGCTCCGCTACAACCTCCACGTCCACTGAACGCCTGGCCTTGGCTGCCTCTTTATATAGGCTACGCTAACGTATTGTAGTATAGTGTCAATAAATAAAAGCATCGTTTTTATGGAGATATATCGTCGCTTCCCCTAAATTCTCCACCCCGTGGGTTCCCATCCATGTTGGAAATCGCGCCACAGATCCTTCGCCACTTAAACCGATCGGTCCGATCTAGACTCACGGCGTCGAGAACCGCTTCTCCGCTCGCCCTGCCGTTTCCCCGGCCGAAAAACGGAACGAACGCGCCCCTAACCCACACAAACCTTCCGCTGGATGAAGAGACTCAAACCGCGATCGCGCGAGCACGAGACTGTCTTTTCGATCTCCTTCATCCGAAGGGTTTTTGGGAGGGGCGTGTCTACGACAACGTCACGATCACGGCGGAATATGTGATGTTTCTTCGGTTTCTCGGACTTCTCGACGCGCAGACCGCAGAAAAGGCCAAGCGAACGATTCTCGATGACCAACTTCCGGACGGCGGATGGAATATTTACGGCGGCGGACCTTCGGAACACTCCGCCACCGTAGAAGCCTACTTCGGTCTAAAACTCTGCGGTTTGACTCATCGACACAAAACCTTGCAGTCGGCCCGCGATCTCATTTTGGCCAAAGGCGGGATCGACACGACGCGGGTCTTCACCAAAATCAATCTGGCTCTCTTCGGACAAGTTCCGTGGAACAAGGTGCCGGTCATCCAACCGGAACTCATGCTTCTTCCCAAGAAGGCCCCCATTCATATTTATGAATTTTCGAGTTGGTCGCGCGCGGTCATCATCCCGCTGCTTTTGATTTTTGATCGCAAACCGGTCGTCGCGCTTCCGAAAGCCCAGCAGGTGCCGGAGCTTTACGCTCCGAACGCACCGAAGAAGAAAGGATTTCCATTCCGGAAAATCGTGCGCGAACGCCGTGTGGATCTCGAACAGATTTTCGACGTCGCCCACGTGGCGCTCTCGATGTACGAGTTCGTCATGCCGATCAAACCGCTTCGAAAGCGCGCGCTTAATCTGGCGGAGAAGTGGGTTCTCGAACATCAGGACAAGGACGGCTCCTGGTGCGGGATTTTCCCGGCGATGGCGAACTCGATTCTCGCTCTTCACTTGCGCGGCTACAGTTTTCATCATCCGGTCATGAAAAAGGGACTGCGCGTCCTGCGATCGTACGCCGAGGAGGACGAAGAAACGCTTCGGATGCAGTCGACGCAGTCTCCGATCTGGGACACGGGAATTGCGGCTTACGCTTTTTGGGAAACCGGCGGCCTTCCTCCCGGAACGCGGTCGGCTCGCTGCTTGGATTGGCTGCTGGATCGCCAGATTCTGGATGTGCAAGGCGACTGGAAACATAAGGCGCGTCCCGGACGTCCGGGCGGATGGCCCTTCGAACATCACAACGCGCATTATCCCGACATCGATGACACGGCGCTCGCCATCTTGGCGCTTCTTCCCGCGGAGGAAGAAAAAGGCCGTTCGGAAATCACGCATTCGATCGACCGCGGCGTTGAATGGCTGATCGCCATGCAGGGGAGCGACGGGGGCTGGGGAGCGTTCGACCGGGACAACAACCGACATTTCCTGAATCAAATTCCGTTTGCCGATTTAAAGTCGCTGCTCGATCCGAGCACGCCCGACGTCACCGGCCACGTCATTGAGGCGCTGGCCGCCGCCGGATACCACCGCCGGCTGGAGCCGATCCGGCACGGATTCGAATTTTTGCGGAAGACGCAGGAGAGCGACGGCTCCTGGTTCGGCCGATGGGGCGTGAATTACGTGTACGGCACCGCCGCCGCGCTCAGCGGCCTCTGGGTGGCGGGAGAGGACATGAATGCCGATTACGTGAAAAAGGCGGGCGATTGGCTGGCGGCCGTTCAAAATCCCGACGGCGGTTTCGGGGAATCGGTCGAATCGTACGAAAAGGGTTCATACGTCGCGTTGGGGCGTTCGACGGCGAGCCAAACGGCATGGGGATTGATCGGCCTGCTCGCGTGCGAATGCAAACGGCCAGAAGCCATCGAGCGAGCGGCCCGATGGCTGATGCAGGTTCAAAAGAACGACGGAAGCTGGGACGAGCCGGAATGGACCGGGACCGGTTTCCCGAGACACTTCTATCTTCGCTACGATTACTATCGTCTTTATTTTCCGCTTTGGGCGCTCGGTCGTTACGCGCGATGGAAATGCGGCGCGAAGTCGTTATTTTCGGCGCGATCCCAGCCGGCCTGAGTCGGACAAGGACAACCTTTCCACCTCAGCACCATGCCGTGGGTTTGAATTGCAAGGCGCAATACATGAGCCCACAAATCGACATTCTTGTAATTATATACATAAATATTGACATAACTGTAATTATATGACTAAAAACTGACATGCCTCCCGTCCCTCCGCTCCTCTTCCCCGCACCGGACTCTAAGAGTCGGCAATGGATGGCGAAACTCAAACGGGATCGAACGATCCGAGCGATCGGCCCCCGACTATACACCAGCGTTTCCCGGGCCCACGCGGCGGACACGGTTCGACGAGGTTGGGCACAAATCGTGTCGAACCTGTTCCCGAATGTTTTACTCTCACATCGTACGGCCTTGGAGTACAAGCCAAGTCCAAGGGGAGCCGTTTACCTTACCGGGCCCACACGACGTGTCCTCCGCTATCCAGGTCTGAAACTGAAGTTTATGCGTGGGCCGGAACCGCTGGACGACGACGCCACATTTATAAACACTCGAGCATCATCCATGCCTCGTGCTGTTCTCGAAAACCTGTCGATCACGCGCGGCGGGGACGAAGAACGTACGGTCCCTCGCAAGGAACTCGAGCACCGTTTGGAAGAAATTCTTCATGCGAAAGGGGAAAAGGGGCTCAATGAACTGCGCGATCGAGCGCGCGTAATTGCAAGACGCTTTCGTTGGAATCGCGAGTTCCGGCGACTCGACCGGATCGTGGGCGCGATGCTCCGAAGCCGCCCCGCGGGAGTTTTGCGGTCGAAGGTAGCGCGCGCCCGCGCCAAGGAGTTGCCTTACGACGAGAGATGCATCGAGCGCTGCCAGCTTCTCTTTGCTGATCTCCGACACCATCCTTTTCGACCTCTTAGCGATAGCTTCGCTTCGTCCGAACATTTCCGAAACAAGGCATTCTTTGAGGCCTATTTCTCCAATTACATCGAGGGAACTACGTTTGAAATCGAGGAGGCGGAAGAAATCGTGTTCGAGGGAAGGATTCCCAAAAACCGGCCGAAGGACGCGCACGATATCTTAGGAACATTTCGGATCGTATCCGATCCGAACGAAATGCGCCGTGTGCCAGACACACCCGAGAACTTCGAGCGCATCCTGAAGGAACGGCATGCAACGCTCATGAAGAATCGGCCGGAATCTCTGCCTGGTATTTTCAAAGATCAACCCAACCGGGCCGGAAACACCATCTTCGTTGATCCAGAGTACGTGATGGGGACCCTCGAACAGGGATTCCAGTTGTATCGGGACCTGCCCGATGGTCTTGCTCGGGCGATCTTTCTGATGTTTCTCGTGACGGAAGTTCATCCTTTCCGAGATGGAAACGGTCGGATCGCGCGTATTCTCATGAACGCGGAACTCTGTGCGTCCACGGTTTCGACCATCATCATTCCCACGGTTTACCGAGAGGATTACATGGGAGCTCTTCGAGCCATGACGCGCCGGAACCGCGGCGACCCTTTGATTCGAATGCTGGTGAGAGCCCATGAATTCTCGCATTTGAAGTTTTCGCCCTATCCAAAAATTCTCGGCGAGCTTCGCCGGCGAAACTGGTTCCAAGAACCAATTGAGGCGAAAATCATCTTGGGATGACGTCTAGCCCGAATCCCTAGTGCCGACCCGAATGGACCGGGACCGGTTTCCCGAGACACTTCTACCTTCGCTACGATTACTATCGCCTTTATTTTCCGCTTTGGGCGCTCGGTCGATACGCGCGATGGAAATGCGGCGCGAAGTCGTTATTTTCGGCGCGATCCCAGCCGGCCTGAGAAAGTCACCATCGGGTTATCCCTTGACCTTGGGTTCAAGCTGCTCTATAACGCCTCGTGTCGATTCGTTTCCCCCTCATGCGACCCCTTTCAATTACTCGCCTGGCTGGACTCCTCATAACCTTTTTCATTTTCGCATCGCCGACGCGGGGGCAG
It encodes the following:
- the selA gene encoding L-seryl-tRNA(Sec) selenium transferase, whose protein sequence is MRHKMPATIEMLTPPNRTDPRSDLPAVGVLLNDPDLQEVTKRESHVVLAQAVRNVVASARQMNPITRPKSGWAQAVRTEVDRLTSASLQKVINATGVILHTNLGRAPIDRELFEEMADLVSGYVNLEFDLEKGERGSRYVHCVEAFRLATGCEDALVVNNNAAAVMLALRALARDREAIVSRGELVEIGGSFRLPEIMESSGAHLKEVGTTNRTRLSDYEKAIGRKTALLLKVHPSNYRIEGFVEEVALPDLVKLGKKRSLPVMIDLGSGTLEDLRDVCGALPRVSEVVKTGVDLLAFSGDKLLGGPQAGILLGKKAVLNRLRNDPWLRIVRTDKLTLALLERVVRAISTPGWKSRVGFLVERSCEELRRQANVIVQRLKAAPNSFSMEVVDSEAAVGGGTSPEEAIPSVAISIRASKDLLGRLDGRLRSGRPPVIGRRQRESLLFDLRTVFPEDAETFAKACRTAMDTVQKEVV
- the shc gene encoding squalene--hopene cyclase, with the protein product MLEIAPQILRHLNRSVRSRLTASRTASPLALPFPRPKNGTNAPLTHTNLPLDEETQTAIARARDCLFDLLHPKGFWEGRVYDNVTITAEYVMFLRFLGLLDAQTAEKAKRTILDDQLPDGGWNIYGGGPSEHSATVEAYFGLKLCGLTHRHKTLQSARDLILAKGGIDTTRVFTKINLALFGQVPWNKVPVIQPELMLLPKKAPIHIYEFSSWSRAVIIPLLLIFDRKPVVALPKAQQVPELYAPNAPKKKGFPFRKIVRERRVDLEQIFDVAHVALSMYEFVMPIKPLRKRALNLAEKWVLEHQDKDGSWCGIFPAMANSILALHLRGYSFHHPVMKKGLRVLRSYAEEDEETLRMQSTQSPIWDTGIAAYAFWETGGLPPGTRSARCLDWLLDRQILDVQGDWKHKARPGRPGGWPFEHHNAHYPDIDDTALAILALLPAEEEKGRSEITHSIDRGVEWLIAMQGSDGGWGAFDRDNNRHFLNQIPFADLKSLLDPSTPDVTGHVIEALAAAGYHRRLEPIRHGFEFLRKTQESDGSWFGRWGVNYVYGTAAALSGLWVAGEDMNADYVKKAGDWLAAVQNPDGGFGESVESYEKGSYVALGRSTASQTAWGLIGLLACECKRPEAIERAARWLMQVQKNDGSWDEPEWTGTGFPRHFYLRYDYYRLYFPLWALGRYARWKCGAKSLFSARSQPA
- a CDS encoding Fic family protein, coding for MPRAVLENLSITRGGDEERTVPRKELEHRLEEILHAKGEKGLNELRDRARVIARRFRWNREFRRLDRIVGAMLRSRPAGVLRSKVARARAKELPYDERCIERCQLLFADLRHHPFRPLSDSFASSEHFRNKAFFEAYFSNYIEGTTFEIEEAEEIVFEGRIPKNRPKDAHDILGTFRIVSDPNEMRRVPDTPENFERILKERHATLMKNRPESLPGIFKDQPNRAGNTIFVDPEYVMGTLEQGFQLYRDLPDGLARAIFLMFLVTEVHPFRDGNGRIARILMNAELCASTVSTIIIPTVYREDYMGALRAMTRRNRGDPLIRMLVRAHEFSHLKFSPYPKILGELRRRNWFQEPIEAKIILG
- a CDS encoding HNH endonuclease, giving the protein MTAALVQARVLVLNKSYMPIQVTSLKRAFCMIYAGIARVVDKEYQTFDFHSWSELALAVGEPGIGIVGKVIRVPRVVLLQVYDRLPKKQVRFSRYNIFARDRGICQYCSRRFRKSELNLDHVVPRSRGGQTTWENVVCSCVACNRRKGGSTPDEAGMHLVRRPAKPHWTECLNISLKDGHYLEWVPFLNIVDFSYWNVELER